From one Lotus japonicus ecotype B-129 chromosome 3, LjGifu_v1.2 genomic stretch:
- the LOC130747352 gene encoding beta-glucosidase 12-like isoform X2 produces MCLKKEKEDIQIMKYMNTDSYRFSISWSRILPKGKISAGINQEGIKYYNNLINELLHNGLQPFVTIFHWDLPIALQDEYSGFSSPHIINDFQDYAELCFKEFGDRVKHWSTLNEPYSYSSIFNEPYLTSHYQLLAHAAAVKIYKTKYQASQKGFIGITLNSNWFLPFSNDKSDHHAAQRALDFMFGWYMQPLTTGKYPETMMSLVGNRLPNFTEEQSKLLAGSFDFIGINYYTSNYAADIPHSKNDKSIPSYSTDSHANLTFERNGIPIGPRAASSWLYVYPRGIRELLLYTKRKYNNPLIFITENGIDEFNDPSLSLGEALIDTYRIDYYFRHLYYVSAAIKNGVKVQGYFAWSLLDDFEWNSGYTIRFGINFVDYKDNLKRHQKLSALWFRKFLKKY; encoded by the exons ATgtgtttaaaaaaagaaaag GAAGATATTCAGATCATGAAGTATATGAATACAGATTCTTACAGATTCTCCATCTCATGGTCAAGGATATTGCCAA AAGGGAAAATAAGTGCCGGTATAAACCAAGAAGGAATCAAGTATTACAACAACCTGATCAATGAGCTACTGCATAATG GTCTTCAACCATTTGTGACCATTTTCCATTGGGATCTTCCCATAGCCTTACAAGACGAGTATAGTGGCTTCTCGAGTCCTCATATCAT AAATGATTTTCAAGACTATGCGGAACTTTGCTTCAAGGAGTTTGGAGATAGAGTGAAGCATTGGAGTACTCTTAATGAGCCATACAGTTACAGTTCGATTTTTAATGAGCCCTACCTGACCTCGCACTATCAACTCCTTGCTCATGCAGCTGCTGTCAAAATTTATAAAACCAAATACCAG GCTTCTCAGAAAGGTTTTATAGGAATCACCTTAAACAGTAACTGGTTCTTGCCATTCTCAAATGACAAATCAGACCATCATGCTGCCCAGCGTGCTCTTGATTTCATGTTCGGATG GTATATGCAGCCACTCACGACAGGAAAGTATCCAGAAACCATGATGTCTTTGGTGGGAAATAGATTACCAAACTTCACTGAGGAGCAATCCAAGCTACTTGCTGgatcatttgattttattggaATAAATTACTACACCAGTAATTATGCTGCAGATATACCTCATTCAAAGAATGACAAAAGCATACCGAGCTACTCCACAGATTCTCATGCCAACTTAACAT TTGAGCGTAATGGGATACCAATTGGACCTAGG GCTGCTTCATCATGGCTATATGTTTATCCAAGGGGGATTCGAGAACTATTGTTGTACACAAAGAGAAAGTATAATAACCCTTTGATTTTCATAACAGAAAATG GCATCGATGAATTCAATGATCCAAGCTTATCACTTGGAGAGGCACTTATAGATACTTACAGAATTGATTACTACTTTCGTCATCTTTATTATGTTTCAGCTGCAATCAA GAATGGTGTGAAAGTACAAGGATACTTTGCATGGTCACTTTTGGACGACTTTGAATGGAATTCTGGCTACACCATTcgttttggaattaacttcgtCGATTACAAGGATAATTTGAAAAGACATCAAAAGCTCTCTGCCCTTTGGTTTAGGAagtttcttaaaaa
- the LOC130747352 gene encoding beta-glucosidase 12-like isoform X1, with product MAFSDYYLCLYLLNIGIFTLVISSSLTIVEAAKIGPTIADVASLNRSSFPAGFIFGTGSSAYQFEGAANEGGRGPSIWDNLTHQNPGMVLDRSNGDVADDQYHRYKEDIQIMKYMNTDSYRFSISWSRILPKGKISAGINQEGIKYYNNLINELLHNGLQPFVTIFHWDLPIALQDEYSGFSSPHIINDFQDYAELCFKEFGDRVKHWSTLNEPYSYSSIFNEPYLTSHYQLLAHAAAVKIYKTKYQASQKGFIGITLNSNWFLPFSNDKSDHHAAQRALDFMFGWYMQPLTTGKYPETMMSLVGNRLPNFTEEQSKLLAGSFDFIGINYYTSNYAADIPHSKNDKSIPSYSTDSHANLTFERNGIPIGPRAASSWLYVYPRGIRELLLYTKRKYNNPLIFITENGIDEFNDPSLSLGEALIDTYRIDYYFRHLYYVSAAIKNGVKVQGYFAWSLLDDFEWNSGYTIRFGINFVDYKDNLKRHQKLSALWFRKFLKKY from the exons ATGGCATTCAGTGACTATTATCTATGTCTATATCTCCTCAACATTGGTATCTTCACCCTTGTTATTAGCTCTTCTCTTACAATCGTTGAAGCTGCTAAAATTGGTCCTACTATTGCTGATGTTGCTTCTCTAAACCGGAGCAGTTTTCCGGCAGGTTTCATTTTCGGCACTGGCTCCTCCGCCTATCAG TTTGAAGGTGCTGCAAATGAAGGTGGCAGAGGACCAAGTATATGGGATAACTTAACTCACCAAAACCCAG GAATGGTATTGGACAGAAGCAATGGAGATGTAGCTGATGATCAGTATCATCGCTATAAG GAAGATATTCAGATCATGAAGTATATGAATACAGATTCTTACAGATTCTCCATCTCATGGTCAAGGATATTGCCAA AAGGGAAAATAAGTGCCGGTATAAACCAAGAAGGAATCAAGTATTACAACAACCTGATCAATGAGCTACTGCATAATG GTCTTCAACCATTTGTGACCATTTTCCATTGGGATCTTCCCATAGCCTTACAAGACGAGTATAGTGGCTTCTCGAGTCCTCATATCAT AAATGATTTTCAAGACTATGCGGAACTTTGCTTCAAGGAGTTTGGAGATAGAGTGAAGCATTGGAGTACTCTTAATGAGCCATACAGTTACAGTTCGATTTTTAATGAGCCCTACCTGACCTCGCACTATCAACTCCTTGCTCATGCAGCTGCTGTCAAAATTTATAAAACCAAATACCAG GCTTCTCAGAAAGGTTTTATAGGAATCACCTTAAACAGTAACTGGTTCTTGCCATTCTCAAATGACAAATCAGACCATCATGCTGCCCAGCGTGCTCTTGATTTCATGTTCGGATG GTATATGCAGCCACTCACGACAGGAAAGTATCCAGAAACCATGATGTCTTTGGTGGGAAATAGATTACCAAACTTCACTGAGGAGCAATCCAAGCTACTTGCTGgatcatttgattttattggaATAAATTACTACACCAGTAATTATGCTGCAGATATACCTCATTCAAAGAATGACAAAAGCATACCGAGCTACTCCACAGATTCTCATGCCAACTTAACAT TTGAGCGTAATGGGATACCAATTGGACCTAGG GCTGCTTCATCATGGCTATATGTTTATCCAAGGGGGATTCGAGAACTATTGTTGTACACAAAGAGAAAGTATAATAACCCTTTGATTTTCATAACAGAAAATG GCATCGATGAATTCAATGATCCAAGCTTATCACTTGGAGAGGCACTTATAGATACTTACAGAATTGATTACTACTTTCGTCATCTTTATTATGTTTCAGCTGCAATCAA GAATGGTGTGAAAGTACAAGGATACTTTGCATGGTCACTTTTGGACGACTTTGAATGGAATTCTGGCTACACCATTcgttttggaattaacttcgtCGATTACAAGGATAATTTGAAAAGACATCAAAAGCTCTCTGCCCTTTGGTTTAGGAagtttcttaaaaa